A single window of Micrococcaceae bacterium Sec5.1 DNA harbors:
- a CDS encoding sigma factor-like helix-turn-helix DNA-binding protein translates to MPSATDYQRLAIFLARRIGDMDYAQVLTTDTFRWAVSQAQAGIEIPFGALLAASARSAAIAIRDNDKALAEQVSMAGIIAALHPVEREVLRLIYWDQLSMGELADYLGCSISHAGALLDRAYGHAEDRAKNLGFSMEDSAHETP, encoded by the coding sequence ATGCCCAGTGCAACGGATTATCAGCGGCTGGCCATCTTCCTCGCCCGCCGGATAGGCGATATGGATTATGCCCAAGTGCTTACGACAGACACTTTCCGCTGGGCCGTGAGCCAGGCACAAGCCGGAATAGAAATCCCCTTCGGAGCCCTGCTTGCCGCATCCGCCCGGTCCGCAGCAATTGCAATTCGAGACAATGACAAAGCACTCGCCGAACAGGTGTCCATGGCCGGGATCATCGCGGCACTACACCCTGTGGAGCGCGAAGTGCTGAGGCTCATTTACTGGGACCAACTCAGCATGGGTGAACTTGCAGACTATCTGGGCTGTTCCATCTCTCATGCAGGAGCGCTTCTGGACAGGGCTTATGGACACGCGGAAGACCGGGCCAAGAATCTCGGATTCTCTATGGAGGACAGCGCCCATGAAACCCCTTGA
- a CDS encoding sigma-70 family RNA polymerase sigma factor gives MLLQREAEFISLHAAQHERVLHYVLRRVGDVEVARELTADVFRIAWQRSEDEPTTDIAWLFGVARNVIGNEYRGIRRRRELMLKLADGVRAAAPSDGEVEATVAETLGKLRPRDREILMLHFWDRLSTAEISATLGCTENSVSVRVHRAKRAFAAAMPPELRTGHMDKAGDHSHGQD, from the coding sequence ATGTTGTTGCAGCGGGAAGCCGAGTTCATCTCTCTTCATGCTGCCCAGCACGAGCGCGTTCTGCACTATGTCCTCCGCCGGGTTGGCGACGTGGAAGTAGCCCGGGAACTCACGGCGGACGTTTTCCGGATTGCATGGCAGCGATCCGAGGATGAGCCCACGACCGACATTGCATGGCTGTTCGGCGTCGCGAGAAACGTCATAGGCAACGAATATCGCGGCATACGGCGACGGCGTGAGTTGATGCTCAAACTCGCCGACGGTGTCCGCGCCGCCGCCCCATCGGATGGCGAAGTGGAGGCCACGGTTGCCGAAACGCTTGGCAAACTCCGCCCAAGAGACAGGGAGATCCTGATGTTGCATTTCTGGGACAGGCTCTCCACCGCGGAGATCTCGGCTACGCTCGGCTGCACCGAAAACAGCGTAAGCGTGCGCGTTCACAGGGCAAAGCGGGCATTCGCGGCCGCGATGCCCCCAGAACTCCGAACCGGTCATATGGACAAAGCGGGTGATCACTCCCATGGACAAGATTGA
- a CDS encoding response regulator, which translates to MNSKRTCVVIEDNADIRDLIALILTGAGFEVHACETAHEGMTAVERLNPVLITLDLGLPDMDGREAARLISAVSQAPILMITAFAERDDELHGIASGATAYLIKPFRPRQLRELALKLSPQELTSPDPYST; encoded by the coding sequence GTGAATTCAAAGAGAACCTGCGTCGTCATCGAAGACAATGCTGACATCCGCGACCTCATCGCACTGATCCTCACGGGTGCTGGCTTCGAAGTCCATGCCTGCGAAACAGCACATGAAGGCATGACCGCAGTCGAACGGCTGAACCCGGTACTGATCACCCTTGATCTGGGACTGCCCGACATGGACGGTCGCGAAGCCGCCCGCCTGATTTCCGCGGTTTCCCAGGCCCCGATATTGATGATCACAGCCTTCGCCGAACGGGACGATGAACTCCATGGCATTGCCTCTGGCGCCACGGCATACCTGATCAAGCCCTTCCGGCCCCGCCAACTGCGTGAGCTCGCGCTGAAACTGAGCCCCCAGGAACTCACATCCCCGGATCCCTACAGCACCTGA
- a CDS encoding amino acid permease: MNQQTASQSVMRRKPIDDIEEESKHSGLFKSLGLWQLTAIGVGGIIGVGIFSLAGLVAHGDANNPGVGPAVLVSFLIAGLASGAAALSYAEFAGMIPRAGSAYTYGYVALGEIIGWFIGWDLLLEYIAIVAVVAIGISGYFDAFLSGIGIHMPTWMTSTADEGKGGIINLPAILVCLLVTWILSRGTKAFGRFELVAVAIKVVLILFIIGLGTFYINTENFNPFMPSGFGPVFSGAATVFFAVFGYDAMSTAAEEAKDGKKHMPKAIVLSLIIAMLLYVAATLVLTGMQNYKDIDPKAGFASAFTGVGLPVIATIISVFAVLSILTVMLTFLLGVTRVWFSMSRDGLLPGWFARTDRHGTPQRVTWIAGIASAFLAGVFPIKEVADLTNIGILAAFVVVCISVIVFRYKRPEAPRTFRLPWMPVVPAFGVLASAFLMSQLHWETWLRFVVWLIVGLVIYFSYGRKHSLMNPDSPRHLELSKPLA, translated from the coding sequence ATGAATCAACAGACGGCTTCCCAATCCGTCATGAGGCGCAAGCCCATCGACGACATCGAGGAAGAAAGCAAGCACAGTGGACTCTTCAAGAGTCTTGGCCTCTGGCAACTGACGGCCATCGGCGTCGGCGGCATTATCGGCGTCGGCATCTTCTCGCTGGCCGGCCTTGTAGCCCACGGCGACGCAAACAACCCGGGCGTTGGCCCTGCAGTGCTCGTCTCGTTCCTTATTGCCGGACTCGCTTCCGGCGCCGCAGCTCTGTCCTATGCCGAATTTGCAGGCATGATCCCCAGGGCCGGCTCCGCCTACACCTATGGCTACGTGGCTTTGGGCGAGATCATCGGCTGGTTTATTGGCTGGGATCTCCTGCTTGAATACATTGCCATTGTTGCCGTTGTGGCAATCGGCATCTCCGGCTACTTCGATGCCTTCTTGTCCGGCATCGGAATCCACATGCCCACGTGGATGACATCCACTGCGGATGAAGGCAAGGGCGGCATCATCAACCTTCCGGCGATCCTGGTCTGCCTCTTGGTGACCTGGATCCTGAGCAGGGGAACCAAGGCTTTCGGGCGCTTCGAGTTGGTGGCTGTCGCCATCAAAGTGGTGCTGATCCTGTTCATCATCGGGTTGGGCACTTTCTACATCAACACCGAGAACTTCAATCCGTTCATGCCCAGCGGCTTCGGCCCGGTCTTCTCTGGTGCAGCTACGGTGTTCTTCGCTGTCTTTGGTTACGACGCCATGAGTACAGCCGCGGAAGAAGCCAAGGACGGCAAGAAGCACATGCCCAAGGCGATCGTCCTGTCCCTGATCATCGCCATGCTGCTGTATGTCGCGGCTACGCTCGTCCTCACCGGCATGCAGAACTACAAGGACATCGATCCCAAGGCTGGCTTCGCATCGGCGTTCACCGGGGTGGGTCTGCCGGTCATCGCCACCATCATTTCGGTTTTCGCGGTCCTATCCATCCTGACGGTCATGCTGACGTTCCTTCTGGGCGTTACCCGCGTGTGGTTCTCCATGAGCCGCGACGGCCTGCTGCCGGGCTGGTTCGCCCGTACGGACCGTCACGGCACACCGCAGCGCGTGACGTGGATCGCGGGCATCGCCTCAGCGTTCCTGGCTGGCGTTTTCCCGATCAAGGAAGTGGCAGACCTCACCAACATCGGCATCCTGGCAGCATTCGTTGTAGTCTGCATTTCTGTCATCGTCTTCCGCTACAAGCGGCCCGAGGCCCCCCGCACGTTCCGTTTGCCATGGATGCCGGTAGTTCCTGCGTTCGGCGTGCTGGCCTCAGCGTTCCTGATGTCCCAGTTGCACTGGGAAACCTGGCTGCGTTTTGTCGTCTGGCTCATTGTTGGCTTGGTCATCTATTTCTCCTACGGCCGTAAGCACTCGCTCATGAATCCGGACAGCCCGCGCCACCTTGAACTGAGTAAGCCCTTGGCGTAG
- a CDS encoding HEAT repeat domain-containing protein — protein MIQSAAEFVRLRSSEDPAEYHRAAHEEADVSVWLDVIDKYPDMRFWVAHNKTVPLEILELLASDPDVRVRSFVATKRKINIDLLQKLALDEDDTVRAAVTRHRRATTELIESLLDDESWFVRDAANEALAKRTISRGLA, from the coding sequence ATGATTCAATCGGCCGCAGAGTTCGTGAGACTGCGCTCGAGCGAAGACCCCGCGGAGTATCACCGGGCAGCTCATGAAGAGGCTGACGTTTCGGTATGGCTGGACGTCATCGACAAGTACCCTGACATGCGCTTCTGGGTCGCCCACAACAAAACGGTGCCACTGGAAATCCTTGAACTACTCGCGTCAGATCCCGACGTGCGCGTCCGCTCCTTCGTGGCGACAAAAAGAAAGATCAACATTGATCTCCTGCAAAAACTCGCCCTGGACGAAGACGACACCGTCCGGGCCGCAGTCACCCGCCACCGCCGAGCAACCACCGAGCTTATCGAATCACTGCTTGATGACGAGTCCTGGTTCGTCAGGGATGCCGCCAACGAGGCACTGGCCAAGAGGACAATCAGCCGCGGGCTCGCCTGA
- a CDS encoding antitoxin, which translates to MPVGLIDDLKGKAQGLIQGNEEAIQNGIEKAGDFVDEKTGGKFAGQVDAVQNAASDFVATTDGDAAQAPVADEPKQL; encoded by the coding sequence GTGCCCGTGGGTTTAATTGACGACCTGAAGGGTAAGGCTCAGGGTCTCATTCAGGGCAACGAAGAAGCCATCCAGAATGGCATCGAAAAGGCCGGAGACTTCGTCGACGAAAAGACAGGCGGCAAGTTCGCAGGTCAGGTTGACGCGGTTCAGAATGCCGCTTCCGACTTCGTGGCTACAACAGACGGTGACGCCGCACAGGCTCCCGTCGCGGATGAGCCTAAGCAGCTGTAG
- a CDS encoding DUF3883 domain-containing protein — translation MVINIRLSDRKTAESDDPLGRTWYGYDPSVTPELLWENNRGDWSLNADRISEHRWAALNYQGRVVLVAELLDPNHEILPSTSRVPKKALLGRVLEGGSAIYDALIGTQVDYPAGSRNSILYTADPAVAGPAASDLLNGGIDLPGARGQGKQMDAEIRRVIENAAQDRLMGLYVEQGWTVTDTRLNHPYDALAVKGNERIYLEAKGTQSRGESVIVTRNEVNHARRHPGSCVMGVWSGIRFVGGEIDPDSGEFITLDFSPTDEQLSPRDFDWTLPETAT, via the coding sequence ATGGTCATTAACATTAGACTCAGCGATCGAAAGACTGCCGAGAGCGACGACCCGTTGGGACGGACGTGGTACGGCTACGATCCCTCCGTGACGCCGGAGCTTTTGTGGGAGAACAACCGCGGCGACTGGTCCCTGAATGCGGACAGGATTTCGGAGCATCGTTGGGCAGCGCTGAACTATCAGGGCCGCGTCGTGCTGGTAGCGGAACTCCTGGACCCGAATCACGAGATTCTTCCTAGCACTTCAAGGGTGCCGAAGAAGGCCCTCCTTGGCCGTGTCCTGGAAGGCGGTTCTGCCATCTACGATGCGCTCATCGGAACACAGGTGGACTATCCAGCAGGCAGCCGGAACTCGATCCTCTACACTGCAGACCCTGCCGTTGCAGGCCCAGCTGCTTCTGACTTGCTCAATGGTGGAATCGACCTGCCCGGTGCACGGGGTCAGGGAAAGCAAATGGACGCCGAGATCCGCCGGGTCATCGAGAACGCTGCCCAGGACCGGTTGATGGGGCTCTACGTCGAACAAGGATGGACGGTGACGGACACTCGACTGAACCATCCGTACGATGCACTGGCCGTCAAAGGCAATGAGCGGATCTATCTTGAGGCAAAAGGTACCCAGAGCCGTGGTGAGTCAGTCATCGTTACCCGCAACGAGGTCAATCATGCCCGCCGTCATCCGGGTTCCTGCGTGATGGGCGTCTGGTCCGGCATTCGGTTTGTAGGCGGCGAGATAGATCCCGATTCAGGAGAGTTCATCACCTTGGATTTCAGTCCGACCGATGAGCAATTAAGTCCCCGCGACTTTGACTGGACCTTGCCCGAAACTGCTACCTGA